The following proteins are co-located in the Apium graveolens cultivar Ventura chromosome 5, ASM990537v1, whole genome shotgun sequence genome:
- the LOC141660567 gene encoding uncharacterized protein LOC141660567, which translates to MRCHKEVHKSEDGILRHPADGKAWKHFDSVYHDFALDSRSVRMGLASDGFNPFSNMTSTYSLWPVILIPYNMPPWTSPNGTNYLMSLLIPGPKSPGKDFDVFLKPLIDELKDLWDGIDAYDSFGKCMFKLRAAVIWTISDFPAYAYLSGWSTAGKLACPVSLEDTRSRRITDKQCFMGHRCYLNINHSWRRSKEYDGSSELRGLPRTFSGEDILKHLNEVPIRTTGKAPTNVSRKRKRGGNELNWSKKSILFDLPYWPTLLLRHNLDVMHIEKNVCDNIIGTLLDIEGKSKDNLKARKDLHDLKIREELWLKKSTNDKFEKPQASYTLTKEECKSFCKFIRSVRLPDGYASNISRCVTDNDKLRGMKTHDCHVLLYKILPVGIQPFLTKNIRGTLIGLCQFVQKICAKIVRVSDIEELKDGIVIILCKLEKIFPPTFFTIMVHLCVHLPDQVLLGGPVAMRWMFGTERHMGLYKRYIRNMARLDGSIAETFVVDEAISFLSRYISNIETRFNKPERSWNLPSANYSMDIFKSNVRPIGAPSIQLLHDWKNVIQWYILNNSADDIQEYLE; encoded by the coding sequence ATGCGATGTCACAAAGAAGTGCATAAAAGTGAAGATGGGATATTGCGACATCCTGCTGATGGAAAGGCTTGGAAACATTTTGACAGTGTGTACCATGACTTTGCATTGGATTCCAGGAGTGTGCGAATGGGGTTAGCATCAGATGGATTTAACCCCTTTTCTAATATGACATCAACCTATAGTTTATGGCCTGTGATATTGATACCTTACAACATGCCACCTTGGACTTCTCCAAACGGGACAAACTACCTGATGTCTTTATTAATTCCAGGGCCAAAATCTCCAGGAAAAGACTTTGACGTGTTCTTGAAACCATTAATTGATGAACTTAAAGATCTATGGGATGGTATTGATGCATATGATTCATTTGGAAAATGTATGTTCAAACTTAGAGCTGCGGTCATATGGACCATTAGTGATTTTCCAGCTTATGCATATTTGTCTGGGTGGAGCACTGCTGGAAAATTAGCATGTCCTGTATCTCTGGAAGATACAAGATCTAGAAGAATAACTGACAAGCAATGTTTTATGGGTCATCGGTGTTATTTGAATATTAATCATTCTTGGAGAAGGAGTAAAGAATATGATGGATCTAGTGAGTTACGTGGGCTTCCTCGAACTTTTAGTGGTGAAGACATTTTAAAACATTTGAATGAAGTTCCGATTCGAACAACTGGTAAAGCACCAACTAATGTTTCAAGAAAAAGAAAGCGTGGGGGGAACGAATTAAATTGGAGCAAAAAGAGTATTCTATTTGACTTGCCATATTGGCCAACGCTTTTATTACGTCATAATCTAGATGTGATGCATATAGAGAAAAATGTTTGTGATAATATTATAGGTACACTTTTAGATATCGAAGGTAAATCAAAAGATAATTTGAAAGCCCGTAAAGATTTACATGATTTAAAGATTCGTGAAGAGCTTTGGTTGAAAAAGTCCACTAATGATAAATTTGAAAAACCTCAAGCCAGTTATACTTTGACGAAGGAAGAATGCAAAAGTTTTTGTAAATTCATTCGAAGTGTAAGACTACCAGATGGATATGCTTCAAATATAAGTCGATGTGTAACTGATAATGACAAGTTAAGAGGGATGAAAACTCATGACTGTCATGTTTTACTATATAAGATATTACCAGTTGGCATACAACCCTTTCTTACTAAGAATATCCGAGGCACTTTAATTGGGCTATGTCAATTTGTTCAAAAAATATGTGCCAAAATAGTGAGAGTATCGGATATCGAAGAACTAAAGGACGGAATTGTAATCATCTTGTGTAAATTGGAGAAGATTTTTCCCCCAACATTTTTCACCATAATGGTACACCTTTGCGTGCACTTACCAGATCAGGTTTTGCTAGGTGGTCCTGTTGCTATGAGATGGATGTTTGGTACAGAACGTCACATGGGTTTATACAAGCGATATATAAGAAATATGGCTCGACTAGATGGCTCAATTGCCGAAACTTTTGTTGTTGATGAAGCTATAAGCTTCTTGTCAAGATATATTTCAAACATAGAAACAAGATTTAATAAACCTGAGCGCAGCTGGAATTTACCTTCTGCAAATTATAGTATGGACATTTTCAAATCAAATGTTCGTCCAATAGGGGCACCATCTATTCAGTTGCTGCATGATTGGAAAAATGTGATTCAATGGTATATCCTGAATAATTCTGCTGATGATATCCAGGAATACCTCGAGTAA